In Anaerolineales bacterium, one DNA window encodes the following:
- a CDS encoding transglycosylase domain-containing protein, whose translation MPSTLPILRARRERRLDKQKRGEDRARGAVLSGGIVLSIILAAAILLGAFAYADVTRDLPSIEILPRLLNPPDGLLLQPTRIYDRTGTQLLATFAPEDTPRRYIPVSDQNPQHIPETLVNAVIAAADPHFWDHSGFTLNQVTSYELHATLAQRLVFDLLLFAEPPDLRRAIRERILAAQITAQFGRTQVIEWYLNSANFGSHAYGVEAAAQLYFGKPASDLTLAESAILAAVSQSPALNPLDAPQVAIQRGRELLYVMNDLGLAPTSEVESALLATPTFQTTPQTPPVVAPAFVNLVIAQLDSSIPRERIERGGIVIITTLSYDLQKQAACATEVYAARLAGTPDPAIDCDSARLLPSLPPAVTFTDSSASALILDPKTGQVLAYVGETISGEETPLVSAHKPGSSLDAFVYLTGFTRGLSPASLTWDIPPFGDFASEVTIQNFDGIFHGPVRLRIALANDYQVPVETLKRQMGIGNVTTIASSFGLDLNSDVSMLDLAGAYGVFANQGVYFGRDLNDDFTPSTVLRVEGADRGVLLDWSIPQARTVVTSAMAYVMTHVLSDEPARWETWGRQNALEIDRPAGVKVGQTVEGSDAWVIGYTPSHVVVAWSGVRAPLASPQQVGGEKITPRFPAALWNALMQAASADKPADGWALPQGVAVMTVCDPSGLLPTRECPNLVTEVFLTGSEPTQADTMFREFAVNRETGLLATVFTPPELIDTRVYMLVPENAREWAQSAGLAVPPATYDAIQPPPLNPNVNIASPQLFADVSGTVRISGTASGDDFLYYRVQVGRGLNPQEWIQLGSDSFEPVESGQLAEWDTTGLSGLYAVQLVVVQNDQLVETAVIQVTIK comes from the coding sequence ATGCCCTCCACCCTGCCCATCCTCCGTGCCCGCCGCGAACGCCGGCTGGACAAACAAAAACGCGGCGAAGACCGTGCCCGCGGCGCGGTCCTCAGCGGGGGAATCGTCCTTTCGATCATTCTGGCAGCCGCCATCCTGCTCGGCGCCTTCGCCTACGCCGACGTCACCCGCGACCTGCCCTCCATCGAGATCCTGCCGCGCCTGCTCAACCCGCCGGATGGCTTGCTGCTCCAGCCCACGCGCATCTATGACCGCACAGGCACGCAGCTCCTCGCAACCTTTGCCCCCGAAGACACCCCGCGCCGTTACATCCCCGTCAGCGACCAGAACCCGCAGCACATCCCCGAAACCCTTGTCAACGCCGTCATCGCCGCCGCCGACCCGCACTTCTGGGATCATTCGGGCTTTACCCTGAATCAAGTTACGAGTTACGAGTTACACGCCACGCTTGCACAGCGGCTCGTTTTTGATTTGCTCCTTTTCGCCGAACCGCCCGACCTCCGCCGCGCCATCCGCGAACGGATTCTCGCCGCACAGATCACCGCGCAATTCGGGCGCACGCAGGTCATCGAGTGGTATCTCAACAGCGCCAACTTTGGAAGTCACGCCTACGGGGTCGAAGCCGCCGCGCAGTTGTACTTCGGCAAACCCGCCAGCGACCTGACCCTCGCCGAATCCGCCATCCTTGCCGCCGTCAGCCAATCGCCCGCGCTCAATCCGCTCGACGCCCCGCAAGTCGCCATTCAACGCGGACGCGAACTGCTGTATGTGATGAACGACCTCGGACTCGCTCCCACCTCCGAAGTGGAATCTGCGCTGTTGGCGACTCCCACCTTCCAAACAACGCCGCAGACTCCGCCCGTAGTTGCTCCTGCCTTTGTCAACCTCGTCATCGCCCAATTGGATTCCTCCATCCCGCGTGAACGCATCGAACGCGGCGGCATCGTCATCATCACCACATTGAGTTACGACCTGCAAAAACAAGCCGCCTGCGCAACCGAAGTCTACGCCGCGCGTTTGGCAGGGACTCCCGACCCCGCAATAGACTGCGACTCGGCGCGGCTGTTACCGTCCCTGCCGCCTGCGGTCACATTTACAGATTCATCCGCCAGCGCATTGATCCTCGACCCAAAGACAGGTCAGGTCCTGGCGTATGTCGGAGAAACCATCAGCGGAGAAGAAACTCCACTGGTCAGTGCACACAAGCCTGGGTCAAGCCTCGATGCGTTTGTTTATCTGACAGGATTCACGCGCGGCTTGAGTCCCGCCTCGTTGACGTGGGACATCCCCCCCTTCGGGGACTTCGCCAGTGAAGTAACCATCCAAAACTTTGACGGCATCTTCCACGGACCCGTCCGCTTGCGGATTGCATTGGCGAACGATTATCAAGTGCCTGTGGAAACGTTGAAGAGACAGATGGGGATCGGGAACGTGACGACCATCGCGTCGTCGTTCGGCCTGGATTTGAATTCGGATGTCTCGATGCTCGACCTCGCGGGCGCGTACGGTGTGTTTGCAAATCAGGGCGTGTATTTTGGCCGGGACTTGAATGATGATTTCACGCCGTCAACCGTCCTGCGTGTGGAAGGCGCCGACCGCGGCGTGCTGCTCGACTGGTCCATCCCGCAGGCGCGGACGGTGGTCACTTCCGCGATGGCCTACGTGATGACACATGTGCTCAGCGACGAACCCGCGCGCTGGGAAACGTGGGGCAGGCAGAACGCGCTGGAGATCGACAGGCCCGCCGGCGTCAAGGTCGGGCAGACGGTGGAGGGGAGTGATGCGTGGGTCATCGGATATACCCCCTCGCATGTGGTGGTTGCGTGGAGCGGTGTGCGTGCCCCCCTTGCATCCCCCCAACAAGTGGGGGGAGAAAAAATCACTCCCCGCTTCCCCGCTGCATTGTGGAATGCGCTGATGCAGGCCGCCTCCGCCGACAAACCCGCCGACGGCTGGGCGCTTCCGCAGGGCGTGGCGGTCATGACCGTCTGCGACCCCTCGGGCCTGCTGCCGACGCGCGAATGTCCGAACCTGGTGACGGAGGTTTTCCTCACCGGCAGTGAACCCACCCAGGCGGATACGATGTTCCGCGAGTTTGCGGTCAACCGTGAAACGGGCCTGCTCGCCACGGTCTTTACCCCGCCCGAATTGATCGATACCCGTGTGTATATGCTCGTCCCTGAGAACGCGCGGGAGTGGGCGCAAAGCGCAGGGCTTGCGGTTCCCCCGGCCACCTATGACGCCATCCAGCCGCCGCCGCTGAACCCGAATGTCAACATCGCCTCCCCGCAGCTCTTCGCAGATGTGAGCGGCACGGTCCGCATCAGCGGCACGGCTTCCGGGGATGATTTTCTCTATTATCGTGTGCAGGTGGGGAGGGGCTTGAATCCGCAGGAATGGATCCAGTTGGGAAGCGATTCGTTCGAACCCGTGGAGAGTGGTCAGCTGGCCGAGTGGGATACGACGGGATTAAGCGGGTTGTACGCCGTGCAGTTGGTGGTGGTACAGAACGACCAGCTGGTGGAGACAGCGGTAATCCAGGTGACGATAAAGTAG
- a CDS encoding AbrB/MazE/SpoVT family DNA-binding domain-containing protein, whose translation METIANSKGQIRIPSKIRKQLGITDGTYLHVEVDAVAKKIILTPITREYIHGLRGKYKGKGLVKALMVEKKYEKNS comes from the coding sequence ATGGAAACGATTGCCAATTCAAAGGGACAGATACGTATTCCATCCAAAATTCGTAAGCAGTTGGGCATTACGGATGGAACGTATCTTCACGTTGAAGTGGATGCCGTCGCAAAGAAGATCATCCTTACGCCGATAACACGCGAGTACATTCATGGTCTACGCGGGAAATACAAGGGCAAAGGGTTGGTGAAGGCTTTGATGGTTGAGAAGAAATATGAAAAGAACTCCTAA
- a CDS encoding DUF2075 domain-containing protein, producing MRREYYSDTISDFLKRNNDEILGKLAQGNDFALEQMQRDAWLEEIRILKKVLQSYNGSIYFEYSIPRMGKRIDVVLVVNSVIFVLEFKVGEKEFPSYAIDQVWDYALDLKNFHETSHDLYIAPVLIATHAKAQEAIISTTAHNDKLLAPIKCNEELLKQVISDVLIFSDGEEINPNDWESGRYQPTPNIIEAAMALYNGHSVSEISRSDASAINLTQTSDAVSEIIEFSKQNSVKSICFVTGVPGAGKTLVGLNIATNHIDKDSDLYSVFLSGNGPLVAILREALTRDKVRREKELGNKVKKGEVMSEVKMFIQNVHNFRDEGLIDSQKPPIEHVTLFDEAQRAWDLQQTVNFMSRKRGYVNFHMSEPEFLISCLDRHPDWAVVVCLVGGGQEINTGEAGISEWIDALDRSFPDWHVYISPQLTDSEYGAEKILHKIKARKNVTHKEELHLAVSMRSFRAENVSLLIKQILDLQPEEAKKTLSNIRGKYPIVITRDLAKAKQWLKTQARGSERYGIVVSSQAERLKPHAIDVKSPVDPIHWFLDRKDDVRSSYYLEDVVTEFQVQGLELDWACVTWDADFRYTKQGWEHCSFVGDRWNRIRKPERQNYLKNAYRVLLTRARQGMVIVVPSGDAEDHTRKKEYYDPIFEYLQEIGFDVI from the coding sequence ATGAGACGAGAATATTATTCGGATACGATTTCAGATTTCCTAAAAAGAAATAACGATGAAATACTCGGCAAACTTGCGCAAGGCAATGATTTTGCTTTGGAACAGATGCAACGGGATGCTTGGTTAGAAGAAATCCGCATTCTGAAAAAGGTTTTACAATCCTATAACGGATCAATTTATTTCGAGTATTCGATTCCAAGAATGGGAAAACGAATTGACGTTGTTTTGGTTGTAAATTCGGTCATCTTTGTTCTTGAATTTAAGGTTGGAGAAAAAGAATTTCCTTCTTATGCGATTGACCAAGTTTGGGATTACGCACTTGATTTGAAAAATTTTCATGAAACAAGTCATGATTTATACATTGCTCCAGTTTTGATTGCTACCCATGCAAAAGCACAGGAAGCTATTATTTCAACTACTGCTCACAATGACAAATTGCTTGCACCAATCAAATGCAATGAAGAATTACTAAAACAGGTGATTTCGGATGTTTTAATTTTCTCTGATGGAGAGGAAATTAATCCAAATGACTGGGAATCGGGGCGTTATCAACCTACCCCAAATATCATTGAAGCAGCAATGGCTTTATACAACGGACACTCTGTTAGTGAAATATCTCGAAGTGACGCAAGTGCAATAAATCTCACTCAAACATCGGATGCGGTTTCTGAGATTATCGAATTCTCTAAACAAAATTCTGTAAAATCTATTTGTTTTGTTACGGGTGTGCCAGGCGCAGGTAAAACTTTGGTGGGTTTGAATATTGCTACAAATCACATAGATAAAGATAGCGACTTGTATAGTGTTTTTCTCTCAGGTAATGGCCCTCTTGTTGCTATTTTGCGTGAAGCTTTAACTCGCGACAAAGTTCGGCGTGAAAAAGAACTTGGAAATAAAGTGAAAAAAGGGGAGGTTATGAGTGAAGTAAAAATGTTCATTCAAAACGTTCATAACTTCCGCGACGAAGGTTTAATTGATAGCCAGAAGCCTCCAATTGAACATGTGACGCTGTTTGATGAAGCACAGCGTGCATGGGATTTACAACAAACAGTTAATTTCATGAGCCGTAAGAGGGGATATGTAAATTTCCATATGTCTGAACCAGAATTCTTGATTTCTTGTCTTGATCGTCATCCTGATTGGGCTGTAGTTGTTTGTCTTGTGGGTGGCGGACAAGAAATTAATACGGGTGAAGCTGGGATCAGTGAATGGATTGATGCTTTGGATCGCTCATTTCCTGACTGGCATGTTTATATTTCCCCACAACTAACAGATAGCGAATATGGTGCTGAAAAAATTCTGCATAAAATTAAGGCTCGAAAAAATGTAACTCACAAAGAAGAATTGCATCTAGCTGTTTCAATGCGTTCTTTCCGTGCCGAAAATGTATCACTGTTAATTAAGCAGATTTTAGATTTACAGCCTGAAGAAGCAAAAAAGACTTTATCGAATATAAGAGGAAAGTATCCAATTGTAATTACACGCGACCTTGCCAAAGCAAAACAATGGCTAAAAACTCAAGCGCGTGGTTCTGAAAGATACGGAATTGTCGTTTCATCGCAAGCCGAAAGATTAAAACCACATGCCATAGATGTTAAGTCTCCCGTTGATCCAATACATTGGTTTCTCGATAGAAAGGACGATGTTCGTTCTTCTTACTATCTTGAAGATGTTGTTACTGAGTTTCAAGTGCAAGGTCTCGAATTGGATTGGGCTTGTGTGACTTGGGATGCCGATTTCCGTTATACAAAGCAGGGTTGGGAACACTGTTCCTTTGTAGGTGATCGGTGGAACAGAATCAGAAAGCCAGAGAGACAAAACTACTTGAAGAATGCTTATCGTGTCCTTTTGACTCGTGCAAGACAAGGTATGGTAATTGTTGTTCCATCAGGAGATGCAGAAGATCACACACGTAAGAAAGAATATTACGATCCAATTTTTGAATATTTACAAGAGATTGGGTTTGATGTTATTTGA
- the folP gene encoding dihydropteroate synthase, whose translation MKSPTLPIGSFTFHWGSRTYVMGILNVTPDSFSGDGIIAKGDVIEMAVKQAADFLEGGADILDVGGESTRPGSAPVNAEEETERVIPVIEALHSNFPNAIISIDTYKASVAETAIRAGAHIVNDVWGFRADERIASVAAKYKTPVILMHNRSNPASVEVREKLGGTYLGAEYGNLLEDVKRELLVSVEIAKNAGVRENVILLDPGIGFGKTREHNLELINRLGEIRSLGYPILLGTSRKSFIGFTLDLPPDQRIEGTAATVAVGITRGADIIRVHDVKAMARVAKMTDAMVRMN comes from the coding sequence ATGAAATCCCCCACTCTTCCGATCGGGAGTTTTACATTCCACTGGGGTTCCCGCACGTATGTGATGGGAATCCTGAATGTGACTCCCGATTCGTTTTCGGGGGACGGCATCATTGCCAAAGGGGATGTGATTGAAATGGCCGTCAAACAGGCTGCGGATTTCCTCGAAGGCGGCGCGGATATTCTGGATGTTGGCGGCGAATCCACGCGGCCGGGCTCCGCACCCGTGAATGCGGAGGAAGAGACGGAGCGGGTCATCCCCGTCATCGAAGCGCTGCATAGTAATTTCCCCAATGCGATCATTTCAATAGATACCTATAAAGCCAGCGTGGCGGAGACGGCGATCCGTGCGGGGGCGCACATCGTCAATGATGTCTGGGGCTTTCGCGCGGATGAGAGAATCGCGTCTGTGGCTGCGAAATATAAAACGCCAGTGATTTTGATGCACAACCGCAGCAACCCTGCCAGCGTGGAGGTACGCGAGAAATTGGGCGGGACGTACCTCGGCGCGGAGTACGGGAATCTGCTCGAAGATGTGAAGCGCGAATTACTCGTCAGTGTGGAGATCGCGAAGAATGCCGGGGTGCGGGAAAATGTTATATTGCTTGACCCAGGCATCGGCTTTGGAAAGACGCGCGAGCATAACCTCGAGCTGATCAACCGACTCGGAGAGATCCGCTCGCTGGGATATCCCATCCTGTTGGGGACTTCGCGCAAATCATTTATCGGATTTACATTGGACCTGCCTCCAGATCAACGAATCGAAGGAACTGCTGCGACGGTGGCGGTGGGCATCACGCGCGGTGCAGACATCATCCGTGTGCATGATGTGAAGGCGATGGCGCGCGTGGCGAAGATGACGGATGCGATGGTGAGGATGAATTGA
- a CDS encoding NAD(P)H-binding protein, which translates to MILVTGATGFIGRALVRQLSSIGHPLRALIRPSPRTPRLPKGVPVEVAVVSLADTRGLRAALRDVETIFHLASAENQGSRGDLLTADIRGTENLVEAATDAGVDRIVYLSHIGAAGTSAYPAFKAKGLAEEHIRNGKVPYTILRTSLVYGPEDHFTNNLSRLIQSSFGVFPIPSGGRAVVQPVWVEDLVTCMLWSLENEGMLNQVYEIGGSEFFTLQQIIEIIMDVTRRRRYLLTLSPVTLRAMTVFLEGIIPNFPISSFWLDYFAVNRTCAIDSMPRHFGLMPARFIYRLDYLIRRPWYQRAWEGITKRVASLRPRQP; encoded by the coding sequence ATGATTCTCGTCACCGGCGCGACCGGTTTCATCGGTCGTGCCCTCGTGCGCCAGTTATCGTCCATTGGACATCCGCTGCGCGCGTTGATCCGTCCTTCGCCGCGCACACCGCGCCTGCCCAAAGGCGTCCCTGTGGAGGTGGCAGTAGTCTCCCTGGCGGATACACGCGGTCTGCGCGCAGCATTGCGCGATGTGGAAACCATCTTCCATCTTGCCAGCGCGGAGAACCAGGGCAGCCGCGGCGACCTGTTGACAGCGGATATCCGCGGCACGGAAAACCTCGTCGAAGCCGCAACAGATGCGGGCGTGGATCGGATCGTCTATCTCAGTCACATCGGCGCGGCAGGCACCTCGGCATATCCTGCCTTCAAGGCAAAAGGGCTGGCCGAGGAGCACATCCGCAACGGGAAGGTGCCCTACACGATATTGCGGACGTCGCTCGTCTACGGACCGGAAGACCATTTCACCAACAACCTTTCACGGCTGATCCAATCTTCCTTTGGGGTCTTTCCCATCCCGTCCGGCGGGCGGGCGGTGGTACAGCCCGTCTGGGTGGAGGACCTGGTGACCTGCATGTTGTGGTCGCTGGAAAATGAGGGGATGCTCAACCAGGTGTATGAGATCGGCGGCAGTGAATTTTTCACCCTGCAGCAGATCATCGAGATCATCATGGATGTGACGCGCAGGCGCCGCTATCTTCTGACGTTATCACCGGTCACCCTGCGTGCCATGACGGTCTTCCTCGAGGGCATCATCCCCAATTTTCCGATCTCCTCCTTCTGGCTCGATTACTTCGCCGTGAACCGCACCTGTGCCATCGATTCCATGCCGCGCCATTTTGGGCTGATGCCGGCGCGCTTCATCTACCGCCTCGATTACCTGATCCGCAGGCCCTGGTATCAGCGTGCATGGGAGGGCATCACGAAGCGAGTTGCCTCCCTGCGTCCCCGCCAGCCATGA
- a CDS encoding squalene/phytoene synthase family protein has translation MNLRDLLRITSRTFALGIERLPRILCDATTIAYLLLRVSDYLEDNDEMEAEQKVRLLNLWINILREQEDVIRLTSQLKDSATGNPDAIVAQHSGEILLHLLSLPYQVQEIIVHHVINSTQGMARWTQKGSTVNDEKDLDDYMFEVAGRVGYLVTQLFAWYSVTIRRREKEIMPLAREFGLALQTVNVIRGMREDYDRGWIYIPKKFLAETGISADQLFDPDYRQQALQVLDRMTEKAERHLRHALTYVKALPWWQHGIRLGCIFPLMFAIRTLAVSRNNADVFGNETKITREEVKRIVLDSTLWGWSNQWLDRYYQKLNMARD, from the coding sequence ATGAACCTACGAGACCTGCTGAGGATCACCAGCCGAACGTTCGCGCTTGGCATCGAACGCCTGCCCCGTATTTTGTGTGACGCGACCACCATCGCCTATCTGCTCCTGAGGGTGTCGGACTATCTTGAAGATAATGACGAGATGGAAGCCGAACAAAAAGTCAGACTGTTGAATTTATGGATCAACATCCTGCGTGAGCAGGAGGATGTCATCCGTCTCACCAGTCAACTAAAGGACTCTGCCACCGGCAATCCGGATGCGATCGTGGCGCAGCATTCAGGGGAGATCCTGCTGCATCTGCTCTCCCTGCCGTATCAAGTCCAGGAGATCATCGTCCATCACGTCATCAACAGCACACAGGGCATGGCGCGCTGGACGCAAAAAGGCTCCACGGTGAACGACGAAAAAGACCTGGACGATTACATGTTCGAGGTGGCGGGCCGCGTTGGATATCTGGTGACGCAGTTGTTTGCCTGGTATTCCGTCACCATCCGCCGCAGGGAAAAGGAGATCATGCCGCTCGCTCGCGAATTTGGGCTGGCCCTGCAGACCGTGAACGTCATCCGCGGCATGCGCGAGGATTACGACCGCGGCTGGATCTACATCCCCAAAAAATTCCTCGCGGAAACCGGCATCTCCGCCGACCAGCTCTTCGACCCGGACTATCGCCAGCAGGCGCTTCAAGTCCTGGACCGAATGACGGAGAAGGCCGAACGTCATTTAAGACACGCGTTGACCTATGTAAAAGCCCTGCCCTGGTGGCAGCACGGCATCCGGCTGGGCTGCATCTTTCCATTGATGTTCGCCATCCGCACACTGGCGGTCAGCCGCAATAATGCGGATGTGTTTGGCAATGAAACCAAGATCACGCGCGAAGAAGTAAAAAGAATCGTGCTGGATTCAACCCTGTGGGGATGGTCGAACCAGTGGCTGGATCGTTATTATCAAAAGTTGAACATGGCCAGGGATTGA
- a CDS encoding SH3 domain-containing protein, with protein sequence MKLRTPFFILLCLPVLLAACSGKSTAAVTPQPPVFTPTPDLCSDENLPAEAAKVNKLMREFDDYSTLASNTPQAQLVTVIPELQRVLREAQDQSVPLCLDGLKKLQISHMTVVVQTLIAFMGSSDVNLINAGISQARDLHLQYDVELARLLGVTLTVPPAPTSAPPTPGSNLPPEMPAGPPVHTVINPGPNVVNLRSAPDFNAPQVGVLAVQGSVLALGKTQDDQWLLVEMPEQPAQTAWIYAGLLQLSAPIEELAVVTP encoded by the coding sequence ATGAAACTACGCACTCCCTTTTTCATCCTTTTATGTTTGCCGGTCCTGCTTGCGGCCTGCAGTGGAAAATCAACAGCTGCCGTCACTCCGCAACCACCGGTCTTCACCCCCACGCCAGACCTGTGTTCGGATGAAAATTTGCCGGCGGAAGCGGCAAAGGTCAATAAATTGATGCGTGAATTTGACGACTATTCCACACTGGCATCCAATACGCCGCAGGCTCAACTCGTCACGGTCATCCCCGAATTACAGCGTGTCCTGCGCGAGGCGCAGGACCAGTCCGTGCCGCTCTGTCTGGATGGGCTAAAAAAATTACAGATCTCGCACATGACAGTGGTTGTCCAGACTCTGATCGCGTTTATGGGCAGTTCGGATGTGAACCTGATCAATGCCGGCATTTCGCAGGCCCGTGACCTGCATTTACAGTATGACGTTGAGCTCGCACGTTTGCTCGGGGTGACATTGACGGTTCCTCCAGCGCCCACATCTGCCCCGCCAACACCGGGATCCAATCTTCCTCCGGAAATGCCGGCAGGCCCTCCCGTACACACCGTGATAAATCCAGGCCCCAATGTGGTGAACCTGCGCAGCGCGCCGGATTTTAATGCGCCTCAAGTGGGCGTCCTTGCAGTGCAGGGCTCTGTACTTGCGCTTGGAAAAACACAGGATGACCAATGGCTGCTGGTGGAGATGCCGGAACAGCCCGCACAAACCGCCTGGATATATGCCGGGCTATTACAGCTCTCAGCGCCGATCGAAGAACTTGCGGTGGTTACCCCATAG
- a CDS encoding Rrf2 family transcriptional regulator: MRLSKRGEYGLRAMIALAEPAEKSSAPQMLQIKEIALREQISPKFLEQILLALKNAGLLHSKMGVGGGYYLARSAKEITLGQVFRVLDGPVAPIKCVSQMSYEHCGCPDEATCGLRLVMGDVRNAIVDILDHTSLADVTKRQSAVRKKLGL, encoded by the coding sequence ATGAGACTTTCCAAACGCGGCGAGTACGGCCTGCGGGCAATGATCGCGCTGGCGGAGCCCGCTGAAAAAAGCAGCGCCCCACAGATGCTGCAGATCAAGGAGATCGCGCTTCGCGAGCAGATCTCCCCCAAGTTCCTTGAGCAGATATTGCTGGCGCTCAAGAACGCGGGTCTGCTTCACAGCAAGATGGGCGTTGGCGGCGGATACTACCTGGCCAGGTCTGCCAAAGAGATCACGCTCGGGCAAGTTTTTCGCGTGCTGGATGGTCCTGTGGCCCCGATCAAGTGTGTCAGCCAGATGTCGTATGAACATTGCGGCTGCCCCGATGAAGCGACCTGCGGCCTGCGGCTGGTGATGGGTGATGTGCGCAATGCCATTGTCGATATTCTCGATCACACCTCATTGGCGGATGTAACGAAAAGACAGAGCGCAGTCCGGAAAAAGCTGGGGTTATAG
- a CDS encoding sulfite exporter TauE/SafE family protein, which produces MELSILLYVLVGFIAQLIDGALGMAYGVSSNTFLLSLGIPPAAASASVHMSEVVTTGVSGLAHRKLGNVDWKLVKRLLIPGVIGGVAGAYVLTSIDGDVIKPYISAYLLIMGGVIVYKAFTIVPRHKPDGYHGPRISLLGLFGGFCDAIGGGGWGPVVTSTLVARGKNPRMTIGSVNFSEFFVTLGQSILFVLTLSLGQYWQIIVGLLIGGAVAAPIAAKLTQKLPLKVLMIFVGVLIIGLSIRTLVLALR; this is translated from the coding sequence ATGGAACTTTCCATCCTTCTGTATGTGCTGGTGGGGTTCATCGCACAACTCATCGACGGCGCCCTGGGCATGGCGTACGGCGTCAGTTCAAACACCTTTCTGCTAAGTCTGGGCATCCCCCCTGCGGCGGCTTCCGCCAGCGTACACATGTCGGAGGTGGTGACCACAGGCGTTTCCGGCCTGGCGCATCGGAAATTGGGCAATGTGGATTGGAAACTTGTAAAACGGCTGTTGATTCCCGGTGTGATCGGCGGTGTGGCGGGCGCATATGTGCTCACGTCCATCGATGGGGATGTCATCAAGCCCTATATCTCAGCATACCTGCTGATCATGGGCGGCGTGATCGTCTACAAAGCCTTCACCATCGTTCCGCGCCACAAACCGGACGGGTATCATGGTCCGCGCATCAGCCTGCTCGGTCTCTTTGGCGGATTCTGTGACGCCATCGGCGGCGGTGGTTGGGGACCGGTGGTTACATCCACGCTGGTGGCACGCGGCAAGAATCCGCGCATGACCATCGGCTCGGTCAATTTTTCGGAATTTTTTGTCACCCTGGGACAATCCATCTTGTTCGTACTTACGCTGAGTCTCGGGCAATACTGGCAGATCATTGTTGGCTTGCTCATTGGAGGAGCGGTTGCCGCGCCGATTGCGGCAAAACTGACGCAGAAATTGCCCTTGAAGGTATTGATGATCTTTGTCGGCGTTTTGATCATTGGGTTAAGCATCCGCACGCTGGTGCTTGCGTTGAGATAA
- a CDS encoding isoprenylcysteine carboxylmethyltransferase family protein: MSDAKKTIAFRVIFQLLLVVVIAPLLPMIVSGVWNWWQAWAYALVSILSFVVSRALAGRRHPDLLKERARFMQAKDTKPWDKVLAPLLGIGSILIPVVAGVDKYYALSPVSHPTLHLLALTGILLGYGFSSWALIENRFFSGTVRIQTERGHHVISTGPYRILRHPGYAGGLLGYICIPLLLDSLWAWIPTILLMTVMIVRTALEDRTLQAELPGYKEFAQKTRYRLIPGIW, encoded by the coding sequence ATGTCCGATGCTAAGAAAACTATTGCGTTTCGCGTCATTTTCCAGTTGTTGCTGGTTGTGGTCATTGCGCCCTTGCTCCCGATGATCGTCTCCGGCGTGTGGAATTGGTGGCAGGCGTGGGCATATGCCCTTGTGAGCATTCTGTCCTTCGTGGTCAGCCGCGCCCTTGCCGGCCGCCGCCACCCGGATCTATTAAAGGAACGCGCCCGTTTCATGCAGGCAAAGGACACGAAACCATGGGACAAAGTCCTCGCCCCATTGCTTGGGATTGGCTCGATCTTGATTCCAGTCGTTGCGGGGGTGGATAAATATTACGCCCTCTCGCCCGTTTCTCACCCGACCCTACACCTGCTTGCGCTGACCGGCATTCTCCTTGGCTATGGTTTTTCCTCCTGGGCGCTGATCGAGAACCGCTTCTTCTCCGGCACCGTCCGCATCCAAACCGAGCGCGGACATCACGTCATCTCCACGGGACCGTACCGCATCCTCCGCCATCCCGGCTACGCCGGCGGCCTGCTTGGCTATATATGCATTCCCTTGTTGTTGGATTCGCTCTGGGCGTGGATTCCCACCATCCTGTTGATGACGGTCATGATCGTCCGCACCGCGTTGGAGGATAGAACCCTGCAAGCCGAACTGCCCGGCTACAAGGAATTCGCGCAGAAAACGCGGTATCGGTTAATCCCGGGAATTTGGTGA